The Nicotiana tomentosiformis chromosome 2, ASM39032v3, whole genome shotgun sequence genome includes the window GCACGAGGATGATTATTACACATTAGGGAAATAAGTAACAAAATCATGTAAGATCTGCTTTCTGTCCTCTtgataccttttttttttttttttgctttcttcCTCTATGACACAGTTGATTTGTTTACATTTTCTCACGTTTTCGTACTTCTAATGCAAGAAAAATAGACACATTTGTCCCCTTTTTATTCCTTTTTAACGGTCCTAAATTGGCTAATTCTTGTAGCAGTACGAAAAGGAAGATTCCTTCAACTTTTTTCTTTGAAATGAACATACGCCATATGTCTCTATCCTGGGTAAAAATGTTTGATAAAGAACAGGCAAGATATTTCCATCAAAACATAAGTCGCATAGTTGATTTCTTTACTTGTAATATAAAGGTTAGGTAGCACAGATTAGATGTTATTAAACGTAATGTGTCAATAAATGATCTGAGTAAGATTTAGATTGCAAACAGTGATTCACGAAGAGCAAAAAATTTGAAGTAAAATTACCATATAACAAGACAAGTGTTACCCTCTTAGTTTTCTGAAAGTGTTTCTTCTCTGCTTTTTATGTGAGAGTACATGACTTATGAGgggaatttattaaattaatttgtgGATAGGACAATTTCATAAGTGCGCTTTTGTTTTGGCGTACCATTGAGTGGACTCCACCTGCCCGTGCGACACATGGCCTGTGGCAGCCCAGAGATTTTACTAAGAAAtaccaaaatatattttttttaaaagaaggaaattttacaaaaatatccCAAATAAGTCTCAATTTACCATATCTAGTCATTAATCATAAATTtatcaaaactagccaaataCGTATAAAAACTGAAaacccaaataaataaggttctttctctccaagaattaCACGCAaacatctccttccatatttttaagtgtGATCAACAACATTCGATGCAAAACGGAAAGGAAATTTcatagcaaataaggtgatgaaatacaaaaaaagatatatatatataagattccAAAAATTTAAGCTAAAAAGGGatctttttcaatgggtatgattgaaattcattgaaacatatagatgagtcaatatacaaaatttgaggatgattggaagtgatttggactgatttggtatcaaaattcgtagttaaaatcgagtttaaAATTTTTTTCTGCGACATATGTATTAAACATGCACTGCGTATGTATCTCACACAcaagtatacatggatatacacgtgatacacatttgatacaatTTTATgtgatacacagtgtgatacacGTATCATTTTTTCATGTTGGTTTTctacttcaaattttcaattcaaacaatCTCAAAACTCtatcaaatcatcccaaaattaaaattcaagcttcttaagatgtacccaatttATTTTATTAACACCCGCTCAAAACAAAGCAAAAATTTGACCTtttttttgctacaaatagctaattggctaataataataatattttatgaattgacaaATTTTTATAATGTGTTACTTATAAATGAACATAACGGatagtttttcaaaaaaaaatatgcatgcaaaaaaatgaagaagagtcaaaatatagtatatataaataaaaatatttttttggctcAACTTATTATCCCATATCTTAAGTCAATCATAAAATTTTAGTCGCActcaatatttatatataattatatttatttattatgattAAGTAATTAATTGTGCaagaatatatattaattaattattttaaatgaaaaaatatatataaaaaatacaagTCATACATCTATTAATTTGATGAAAATGATGCGGAAAGGTATATATCCAGTTGGACTCTACTTACTAACTTACTACATAGTTTTAGACTTCTTATCGGATCTTCAACCATGTTGCTTTCCTACACGAAACTAAGTTACTAATATATGATATATCCTTGGCAAATTAGACAAAAAAATCCACCACGATCTGCACTATATTTTGGTTCGGAAATTTGAGAGATTTTTTCCTTTGTCCATAATAAAAATTTCctttttttcaaactttttaaaaaaatgtgtTTATCCCTAAAAATTTGTAAGTTTTTGACATTTttcgaaaatgagtttttcaaaatcacttttccaaaattttcagaaatttttcctcactcacaaaactgcaacatattttcaagtaaaatgcatgtccagacatagtttcaaatttcaaataccatttttcaacttaactccaataatacttttttcaaaaattatgagtaatttttatatccaaacgcctacttaagtttttaaaagaaaataatttttgaacTTTTTTTATTCAATCAGCTATATAGAGCCCGGGTCCTGAGTAATTAACTTAAAACAGTTTAAAAATTATCCAACGTCCCCTTATGATGTAATTTTTTTCACATGTCCAATGTAGTTTCTCTGATTTTATCAGGTAATAATCCAATTTCTTTTCTactcaatataatatttatttgcaATTAGTTTCCAGGTTACTAGTAGGCTGGAGTCTATTACTAGTAAACAGGAAATGACATGACATGACCAATTTCAGCtaaaactaaaaaagaagaaaagagagaaaagaatTCCCGCCGCGGGCGGAAGTCAAAGATCGTACATATGCAAACACACACTCTTTCTTCACACCACCCCGTCTTTTTTTTCCCTCTCTGTATTTGGGCTGTTATTAAATAGCACAAAGAAATTATCAGTTAAGAAAACTAAAGTCTCTTATAGTCAATTGATTTTCTTCATCAGCGGAAAAACATGAAGAGCAGAGGCAAATTACTGGGACAAAGATGGTGGAGCTTAGGGTTACCTTCGGTTTTTCTCCTTTGtcttttcttcttcctcgtcGGTTTATTCGGTTCTACTCTCATCTCTCAGCAGGTAGACTTCCTATTAGTAAATTTTTAGTTCGTAACTGATGGATTTTTCTATTCTATACATGTACTGATCAAAGTGTTTGGGTGCGATTAGGATGTACAAGTAGATAGTGTACGACCGAGGTCGAGGGTGCTTGAATCTGTGgaagaatttgatgctttgccCAATGGCGAGACTGGAGAACATTCCCTCACTTCCATCTCCTTTCAGGTCATTTTCTGTCGTTTCAACTCTCAAATTTGggatttcttttctctttgctgATTAGCCCTGGTTCGATTTTTAGTCGATTTcaggatttttttttaaaaaccatTAGTGCTCCAAAATTATTACTATTTGTTTACATAGTTCAAAAGGTTGGATTTTGAACTATTTGATGAATCAACATTAGCATTACTTGAGCTTGTTGCCTTTGATGCAAAGACACCCCTTTTTGTTACAGCTGAAGTAACGTCAATTGGTGTTTTGTTTCTTGATCAGTAACataaatgggtaattaagtaaGACTAAGAATAAATACCCATCCCCTAATTTCTACTCTTCTTCTGCTACCTcatctaacaacaacaacatatccagtctactattttattatttatttatgattCCCATTTGCTACCACCGATTggaggggttgctctgatggtaagtaacctccacttccaactaagaggttgtgagttcgagtcaccccaagagcatggtggggagttcttggaggaaaGGATGGTCAattggaaatagcctctctacctcatggtaggggtaaggtctgcgtacacactaccctccccagactccactagtgagattatactgggttgttgttgttgttgttgttgtatttgctACCACCGATTGGAGGTGGGTTGGGGGTGTTGATAGGAGAAGGAAGCAGCAGTATTAGGCATGTATTTAAGTCTATTCGCATAATAGCTGTAGCTGTAAATGACCATGTTAGCATCCTGATTTTATCCCTAAGCTAGTAAATTTAGAAATCTGTAATTTATGGTGAACTTGTTACTATATAAGTCTGTATCTTTGATCCACATTTGTATTCATTTGTTTTGGTGTATTTTATGACGCTGATTTCAATCTTTTGGATAGGTCTTAAGCTGGTTCCCGCGTGCAGTATACTTTCCCAATTTCGCAACTGAAGAACAATGCCAAGGCATTATTAAGATGGCAAAGGCGGAGCTGAAACCATCAGCTTTGGCTCTCCGCAAAGGAGAAACAGCAGAGAATACCAAAGGAattagaacaaggtaaacactACTCTGGGGGTTGTGAATGACCTTCTATTTTGCTTCTCCCATGTCCCAAAACAATTGACCCCATCTTTAACACTATCCAAGAATTTTATTAAGGTTCAAGTCATTACAATGTCTTGATTGAAATTTCCGTTCTTTTAATCATAAATGCATCTTTGATCTTTTTACTCTTTCCAAGAGTTAGTTGAAAATGTCTTAGATTATGAGCCTGTTTGGATTGGCTTATTTTAAGTGTTTTTAAGCCAAAATAGCTTTTAAGCTATTTTGTAGTGTTTGGATAAAGTAAAGAAGTGCTTTTAAGCACTTGTTTTTAAgctaaaatgacaaaaacaagccaaaaactagaattcctaaCTTATGGCTTATGCTTAAAAGTCACTTAAAATAAGCCCATCTAAACGGGCTCTAACTCTTAATCAACTTAAAACATATTTTCGTAATATCCATTTCTGGTAGGTCACCATGAATTGGGTGTGTGCATATACATTTTATACTTTTATCGAAGACAAAGTTGTTCATGGTATTTGAACTGGCCATGTGTCTTGTTTTCCATTCCTGATCATTTTTTTAGAgtttctttgatcttttttttGAAAGAACTATTTTATAGACAAAACTGGAATTTTCCACCTCTTTTGGTTTTGACAAGTTACAAATCTTGCATGAACTTTACACTTCTTTCCTTTTCCCCAGTTCTGGCATGTTTATCAGTTCATCTGAAGACAAAACTGGAATTTTGGACCTCATTGAGGAAAAAATTGCAAGGGCGACTATGATCCCCAGGACACATGGAGAGGTAAAATTCATTTAAAGCACGCATCCTAAATATAATGCATGAAGCGCTTCTCACTGTATATCAGTTTTATCTTTGCGTCCATACATTTGAAATTGGATTCTAGCTGAGGACATAATAGCAGTACCATTGGTGGCGAATCCTTTTCCAGAGCTTCTTCATTTCCTTCCCTCTCCCGCACCTTCTATTTTCTTGAAAACTAAGTTGATTCAAGCTCTGAAAGTCTATGCTGCTCTGATCCTCCAAAAAAGTCGTGGGATGTGTGTTAGATCCTCCAAAAATAATGCATTTTCGGAGGATTAGATATGGGGTGCAGCTGCATTTTGCAGGATCTGAGCAACATAGCTGATAGTACATTTGTAAAATGCTGGAACACCTATTTATTAAAGTTTGTAAGTCTCCACAATGTAATGCGTCCTTCCAAAAGGTGATCAATACTGAAGAGGACAAGTCCTTTGGTGTACTGATAAATATCTTTactaatatgaatttttgagaaaGGTGCCAATTTAGTTCGAAATGAGTGAAAAATAATATGTATATTCCTATTGGGCTCTCTTCTGTTTCCAAGTTTACTCGTGCAGAAAAGCTCATTCAATGTAGTTGACGGCTTGTTTTCACTTCTAGATCAACTAGCCAGCTGTCACATGGTGTGGTCTTTAAGTATTCTAACAAGAGACTTATTCGATGACAAAATGAGACAACAGATCAAGGTGTGCATTTTAACAGGAAAGTCAGAGACTCAATGTGTCCAAAAGTTATAATCAACTGAGCATCTCTCGCTGTTGTATGCTTTAATTTATAATGAGGAAAATCTGGGTTTTGAGTATTATCTGAAACTGATGGTGTTCTTGTGCTGTGTTCCTAGAATACTTGTTCAATTTCCCTTGGATTTTGAGTTAAATGTAATGATGCATATAATGCATCTATATGTAGCCTATGCATCCGATAATTGATAGCTAGTTAGGCTGCTAACCTTTTGTGTCTGAACTTTCTCTTAATTGCTTTTACTAATTCTGACTGATTCTTCTGTTCATGAGAACACTTAAGTATGGTGAACTGTGAACATAATTGCTGTTTAACTTGAATCGGTTCTCCTCTGCGTTTTTTAGGCATTTAATGTGTTGCGGTATGAAATCGGCCAGAGTTATCATTCACATTATGATGCATTTGATCCTTCTCAATATGGTCCTCAGAAGAGCCAAAGGGTATGTACGAACTACTTTCAATGAATTGTTGCTGTTAACTTTTCCAATTGACTTGTGAATTGTCTAGTAGCTCAATTAGTCCTACAGAAACTAGCATCATGAGTGGTGCATTAATTATTAGCGTTTGGTTATTTGGATAAGTTGGTCTTGTTTTCATATGCATGTTTCTCCCAATTCCCTCTCCCccaaaaatatgaaatatggaagaagaaaaagaaaaaaagtaaagTGTTTGAAGTTATCGTTCCTATGGCACAAATTTGCTGATTGATTGCAATGATTTCATTTCCTTGCATGGAATCACCATGGTCTGTTATTTGGATCACCACTAGCTGCAGACAGCATTCATTCTATGCAGTTCTGTGGAACTCTCTATAGCAAAATGTCACATGAGAGAGAATTCCAAACAACACAGCTTTATCCCAGATTGAATGAAGTATACTCTAGATAGACCCAAAAGTGTTTAGAGCAAGTTTACCTTAGCCTCTGCAAAGCTTATGAACGTTAACATGTCTGATTGTAATATAGTACAGTTGCAGTTAAATTTTGAGTAGTGATTACTTTCATGTGTCCTGACTAAAATGAATTTCATTTAGGTTGCATCCTTTTTATTGTATTTATCTGATGTGGAAGAAGGTGGAGAAACCATGTTTCCTTTCGAGGTGAGTTCACCGTTGTTTCATCATCTTGGACCACTGTTACTTTTCTCCCTGTCCTGCTGGATAAATTAGTCCTTGGTTAATTTACAGAATGGGCAGAACATGGATGCTAATTATGACTTCCGCAAGTGTATTGGTTTGAAAGTGAAGCCGCGTAGAGGGGATGGACTACTGTTCTACTCACTGTTTCCAAATGGTACAATTGATCCGGTGAGTTATTCTTTTGGATTTCATTGTTATCCCATTTGTATTTTCTTCATAACAATATACACAGCTGTGCAATAAGCACAGTGAACAATTTTTCGCCTTTTACTTGTTTATGGCAATTGTTGGGATATCAGATAGTATATATAGAGTTATAGACTGGATATAAGATGCAGTTATGATAAATTGCTACAAAGGAGATTATAAGCAATAGGTTAGATGGGATACAAGGCAAACTTTGTGCACCCTTACAGCTTCATACAGCATCCATGTAAGAATATGTCAttctttgtattttttattaGGGAGTTCCCAACAAAATGAAAAGATGAAAAAAGGTTAAGAATTGCCTACATCTTCAAGATACATCTCTATATTGCTTCAGCTTCTGTTCTTTTTGTTTCTCTGTGTGTTCCTATTTCCTTTCTGCGAGAACCATTCTTGATCAATCCTACTACATTTGTATTACTGTGGTTAATCAGTGGAATGGGAGCCTATAGTAGCTATTGCCACATTGCATGGATATTGAGAATAAAGGTTATAATGTTGTTATTACTGTTAAATTTTCTGTTACTCCTTTACTGCTTCATCTTTTGTTGCTTGCGTTCTTCCCCCTCTGTGGCTACTACTGGTTTATAAAGCAGAATATTGATTACCAATATTATGTCATCCTGCTCATGTGATCTTTGCGATTTTTCACATTTCTAAATCTCTAATGCAGACATCTCTTCACGGGAGCTGTCCAGTAATCAGAGGCGAAAAATGGGTTGCCACAAAGTGGATCAGGGATCAGGAACTTGATGAATAAACAAGGACGTGTAGTCCACAATATTCTTTGGTAATTTAATATTTACTAGGAGTTTGAAACCAATTATGCAGTAAATATATTTATAGAGGTGTTAATATAGCTCAGTATCAGTTGTCCCTTCATATTGTACTGCGACTTCAAACCCCCCACAAACAGTAAGAAAGTCTAATTGTAGTCACATCTTACATTAACCACATATTCTGCTAATCACCTTTGCTCTTACCCTGCAGCAAGTTACTGAGAATCATTAATGAGGCTTTTTGGGAGAACAAGGACTTTAATTGGTGTAATGCCTGTAAATAGAGGTTCCAGGGCATTCCCTAATCATAGGAAGGTGTAATGCCTGTAATTGCTTAATTCAAATCAAGCGTCTTATTAAATGTTCCCGTAAAAACGATCTTGTTATTAGATTGTTTTACCACATTAGTCTCAACCGGTGCCCCCTCTCCAAATATCTGACACGTGGACTAAATTGCCACACTAAGAGCCCATTTGGCCATaattctttttttactttttttcaaaaagattttttttttcggAATCAGCTTTTGGCcgtgaaattttcaaatttcacttgaaaatgaatttcgaaatttttcgaaaagtttaaaaaactctaaaaaattatttttcaaaatttttacttCAAAAATAACTCCAAATtttattcatgtccaaacacaactcaaATTTTTAAAGATcattttcatttgaaaaaaaaaatcacttcttTTTTGGAATTTCATAATTCTtgtgtccaaacgcccactacgTCAGCGTTTGAACATTTGAATTATGAAATTTTGGAAAACGTGAAAGAAAAAAGTATTCAAGTGAAAtggtatttaaaaattagagttgtgcAACATGAATTCAATTTGGagctgtttttgaatttttgtgagtgatttaaagtgaaaattttgaaaacagcttttttggagtttttcgaaaatttttgaaatttaacttcaagtgaaatttaaaattttcatggcCAAACATTGATTCTGATTTGGACTAAAGGTAGAgtgtaaaaataattatttgtagTAACGTATATATAAAATGTTCTTTACTCCCATTCGCTTGAAGATGCTTGGCCGGACATATAGAGAGTCAAGCATTACACTCGAAGGACTTGACCGTTTTATCTCTTCCTGAAAAATAATTGACGTTTTCATTTAATTTTGCCGACTATCTAAGtaaaatataatatagatatgaCACAAAGCTAAGAAAACGCTAGGTGAATGGCTAAATAGTCTCTCCGACTACAGGCATCAAAGTTCCGATGTTTATGATGAATTTATGGTGTAAGCAAAAACAAAATTCCTCTTCGTCCAGAAACATGTTTTATAGTAagatttttaaacttaatatgtATTAGAGATATGTATTCATTTTCATAACCCTATTTCCCTTTTCTAATAGTATAAAAGTATTATACACAGCTAATTTTTTATTTACCTTGGTAATTAtctaatttaaattttatgaaatTCCTAAGTACTAAGAAGCTTAAATCTTAATCAGTTAATTAATATTTGGAATTAACAACTAAAAGCAGCCGCAAGGGCACAAGAGTTAGCAGTCCTGGGTTAGCCAGACGAGCCTCTGGTCCGGCAGAAACAGTACCACCTTCACCCGTGGCTTTGCGAGCATCATTGTCATTGCGCTTGCAGTTCATCCTGAGATGTGTACGATCAAAATCGGTTGACTCAGTCGTACGGATTGGTCGAGACGATGATGTTTCGATCAAAGGATATTTGCATGACAAGTTCGAtcgaggtccgaagtaagggcatcgagcttcgagctataagaccgacCAATGACAAGcccggtatcattatcgagctcgtatccaaatcgaactacgaggcaaggCGCAGATTATCGAAGATGCCTAGACCGACCAATGCTCACCCCGAATATCGATCCTCCaaggcagaatcgagctcgaaccaagaccggGGGCTCGattcaataccgagctcgagccagaatcgagctcgcagacaagagccgttgcaaccacacTATGGgggagaatcttggcagaaatcaaggaagagacaaatcattatgggtcctccactacatgcattattttattattttgttatagataaagcaatgaccctctattataaaagggagGGTCCTTGAAAGCTATGGAGGAACATAAGATTGCAATAGACAGATCTTCTCTCATACAAAAAGACATCTCTTTGTGCTTGTTTTATTTGATCTTATCCAATTTCTATGTTCATCATTTTCTATCCTCACAgtcaaaatacttgtattgttatttttgtatcaaaggatattacgtacccttagaaccatacataaatttaacgttatccgatttttcgggtaaacagtttggcgtccaccgtggggctaagagtaacagtgattgtttgatataaatctacagtacactccagcttacaacttcaagtCAGCAATGActttacctatcgacctcgaagtcggccttcaagatgaaaccaacaacttggcactcgGGGTCGGAAGGCTACCTGATGATGGCAACGAGGCTCGAGTCGAAGAAcctgaaattcgagccgaagtaccattagatgtcaattcacaaatagctctgggggcgaatcagcgttccgaaccggaaagaagcgttcagggtGGTGCTtgacccatagcccgagacacccacaacacgggggaaatcggggtcagcttgcgtatgatcttcgaaatgctacaagcccaacaagcagcgatagctcagttacagagccaaactcatatgcaaagCAGGCCGGACTCCAATccacttcttcgagaagtcacccccataacggagcccgccatagtgaaatcaaacgagcaagaatcggggaccactcctgaaattgctaaattactcgaggaactcacaaaacgagtcgaaaccaacgacaagaaagtggaaacatataatgccagggtcgatcaaatcccgggggctccgccaatgataaaagggttggattcgaaaaaattcatacaaaagccttttccctcgagcgcggccccaaaaccaatccccaaaaaattccgtatgcccaaaattcccaaatataacggtacaaatgatcctaacgaacatgtcacctcctacacatgtgccatcaaaggcaacgatttggaggacgatgagatcgaatccgtgttgttgaaaacgttcggggagaccctcgcgtagggagcaatgatatggtatcataacttaccaccaaattccatcaattcttttgccatgttagcagattcgttcgtaaaagcacatgctggtgccataaaggttgcaacaaggaaatcagacctcttcaaagtaaaacaaaggggtaacgaaatgctgagggaattcgtataccgatttcaaatggaacgtatggatTTGCCactggtcacagacgattgggtcgtacaagctttcacccaagggttgaacgaactaagttcgacaacatcacgtcagttgaaataaaatttgatcgagtatccagcaataacttgggcagatgtacacaaccggtatcaatcgaaaatcagggtcgaggacgatcaattgggagctccgtatggacccgtgcatcagaacCAGACAACCACTAAAAACTAGAGGGAGATCagcagagaacaaaggtcgaacagagaccgatatcaaccatatgtcatagatcggatgaacaacggttcagcacgtaATACAGTTCGAAACAATCGGactgatcgagggcaaaattctcggggacttatgagcaagggCGGCTTTGAAAAATATGCTGATCCTATAGAAGCTCCTCGATTATTAGAATATAatttcaacattgatgcatccgccatcgtgtcggctatcggacgcatcaaagacaccagatggcctcgacccatgcagagcGATCCTgaccaaaggaatcccaatcaaatgtgcaaatatcatggcacccatggccacaaaacggaagattgtaggcaattaagagaggaagtggcccgcttatttaacaaagggcaccttctggaatttctgagtgatagggcgaagaatcaTTTTAAGAACaaggatttcggcaagcaaaacgatctagaagaaccgcagcacgtcattcacatgatcatcggcggcgttgatacccctcagggatcggtgcttaaacgcactaaaacatcgattgtgagggaaaaatgatctcggactcaagattacacacccatagggaGACTctctttcaatgatgaagatgcagagagagtcatccaaccccataacgatgcactggtaatatccgtactcatgaataaaactaaaattaagtgtgtgttaattgatccaggtagctcggcgaatatcatcagatcgagggtcatagaacagctcggcctgcaggaccaggtcacacccgcaactctggttctaaacggattcaatatggcatgtgaaaccaccaaaggcgagataatcctaccgataaacgtggccggaaccatctaggaaacaaagtttcacgtgatcgaaggcgatatgagatataacgcccttttcggaaggccatggatccacaacatgagagctgtaccttcgaccctacaccaggtcctcaaattcccaacatcgggaggtgtcaaaatagtgtacggggaacaaccggccgcaaaggaaatgttcaccgtcgaggaagcaaaatcaatatcttcGTCTTCGCCGATAAAGGATCGGGTTCAGAAAGAGAACAGAACGCCAAATAACAATCatagacatcggcttcgacccaaccAGATAGCCAGaacatcgaagaagatgatgatcaatggatccctcgatcctttgtgacccccgatgattctgacgccaccaaatcaaaaattgaggaactggagcaaatcatactaatcgaacactggcccgaacgaaaggtatacctgggaacgggtttgagccccgaactcaggaagaaacttattcaatttcttatcgataacatcgactgttttgcctggtcccatttagatataacagggatcccatcggacataacgacgcatcggctaagcttggaccctaggttcagaccggtgaagaaaaaaagaagaccccaatcaaaggtaaagcacgcattcataaaggatgaggtaa containing:
- the LOC104095039 gene encoding probable prolyl 4-hydroxylase 9 is translated as MKSRGKLLGQRWWSLGLPSVFLLCLFFFLVGLFGSTLISQQDVQVDSVRPRSRVLESVEEFDALPNGETGEHSLTSISFQVLSWFPRAVYFPNFATEEQCQGIIKMAKAELKPSALALRKGETAENTKGIRTSSGMFISSSEDKTGILDLIEEKIARATMIPRTHGEAFNVLRYEIGQSYHSHYDAFDPSQYGPQKSQRVASFLLYLSDVEEGGETMFPFENGQNMDANYDFRKCIGLKVKPRRGDGLLFYSLFPNGTIDPTSLHGSCPVIRGEKWVATKWIRDQELDE